Proteins from a genomic interval of Cognatishimia sp. WU-CL00825:
- the nirK gene encoding copper-containing nitrite reductase — translation MSKYINPGLIPTNRRNVLRGSLLAGAAAVAGGSVTAAARKPAMVNPRPMPLTRVAEKTEAATNAKPANLAGYTRVKQELVAPPFAPVHDQVAVGGPKIIEITMETKEVLLTVDEDTGAEIWALTYNGSVPGPLIIAHEGDMVELTLRNPVDSVMEHNIDFHSSTGALGGGGLTHVFPGEETVLRWKATKPGVFTYHCAPGGAMIPYHVCHGMNGTCMVLPREGLKDGDGNPVRYDSIAYIGEQDFYLPMDDEGNYKTYETAGDDYADALDAMRTLTPTHSVFNGAVGALTGEGALKAEVGETVLMIHNQANRDTRPHLIGGHGDYVWEAGSFTDAPQTGLETWFIRGGSSGASVYTFKQPGVYAYVNHNLIEATLLGAAAHFVVDGQWDNELMEQVVAPRDFAT, via the coding sequence ATGTCTAAATACATCAATCCCGGCCTCATCCCAACAAACCGACGCAACGTTTTGCGCGGATCATTATTGGCTGGTGCCGCCGCTGTTGCAGGTGGGTCGGTGACAGCCGCAGCTCGTAAACCTGCCATGGTAAATCCACGTCCTATGCCCCTCACGCGGGTAGCAGAAAAGACCGAAGCCGCGACAAACGCCAAACCGGCCAACCTTGCAGGCTATACGCGGGTTAAGCAGGAATTGGTCGCCCCACCTTTTGCACCTGTGCATGATCAGGTCGCAGTTGGCGGTCCAAAAATCATTGAAATCACCATGGAGACCAAAGAGGTTCTCTTGACCGTTGATGAGGACACCGGCGCTGAAATTTGGGCGCTGACTTATAACGGCTCGGTTCCCGGTCCTCTGATCATCGCCCATGAAGGCGACATGGTCGAATTGACCCTGCGCAACCCGGTCGACAGTGTAATGGAACACAACATCGACTTCCACTCGTCTACCGGTGCCCTTGGCGGTGGCGGCCTGACACATGTTTTCCCAGGCGAAGAAACTGTGCTGCGCTGGAAAGCCACTAAACCCGGCGTCTTTACCTATCACTGTGCCCCCGGCGGCGCGATGATCCCCTACCACGTGTGCCACGGCATGAACGGGACCTGCATGGTATTGCCACGCGAAGGCCTGAAAGACGGGGACGGCAACCCAGTTCGGTATGACAGCATTGCCTATATCGGGGAGCAGGATTTCTATCTGCCGATGGATGACGAAGGCAACTATAAGACCTACGAAACAGCCGGCGACGACTATGCCGACGCCTTGGATGCCATGCGGACGCTGACACCCACCCATTCGGTCTTTAACGGTGCTGTTGGCGCTCTGACCGGTGAAGGTGCGCTTAAGGCAGAAGTTGGCGAAACCGTACTCATGATCCACAATCAGGCCAACCGCGATACCCGACCTCACCTGATCGGCGGGCACGGCGATTATGTTTGGGAAGCAGGCAGCTTTACCGACGCGCCACAAACCGGTCTGGAAACATGGTTCATTCGCGGTGGTAGCTCTGGTGCCTCGGTCTATACCTTCAAACAGCCCGGTGTGTACGCCTATGTGAACCACAACCTGATCGAAGCAACATTGCTTGGGGCCGCCGCGCACTTTGTGGTCGATGGCCAATGGGACAACGAGCTGATGGAGCAAGTTGTCGCGCCGCGCGATTTCGCCACCTAA
- a CDS encoding SUMF1/EgtB/PvdO family nonheme iron enzyme, with protein sequence MTIARKTKTALGGSLVLAVIAAIVTVAKVNQPADLTLVPEMAKAPVILADGRNLHVQKYEVTIAEWNLCHAAGACSLKVRTRPNMDPRTTPATGLNFVDVGEYLAWINAQSNHPFRLPSMQEWDEFAADVLPEAPGPLFTDPALSWASAYLVENLPSRGLKPTGSFPMSKAGISDLTGSVWEWTQDCYDNEDTERCAAFYVAGEHAAAIPFLVRDPARGGCAVGAPPAHLGLRLVSDKPVT encoded by the coding sequence ATGACCATCGCCAGAAAAACCAAAACCGCCTTAGGTGGATCGCTGGTTCTGGCGGTGATCGCCGCAATTGTAACAGTTGCCAAGGTCAATCAGCCCGCTGACCTGACCCTGGTGCCTGAAATGGCAAAAGCCCCGGTCATCCTTGCGGATGGCCGGAATTTGCACGTGCAAAAATACGAAGTCACCATTGCAGAGTGGAATCTTTGCCATGCGGCGGGTGCATGCAGTTTGAAAGTGCGCACACGCCCCAATATGGACCCACGGACCACCCCCGCAACCGGGCTCAATTTTGTTGATGTTGGTGAATATCTGGCTTGGATTAATGCCCAGTCCAATCACCCGTTCCGGCTGCCAAGTATGCAGGAATGGGATGAATTTGCCGCCGACGTTTTGCCTGAAGCACCCGGCCCGCTGTTTACCGATCCCGCCCTGTCTTGGGCCTCGGCCTATCTGGTGGAAAATCTACCTTCGCGTGGCCTGAAACCCACTGGCAGCTTTCCAATGTCAAAGGCCGGCATAAGCGATCTGACGGGCAGCGTCTGGGAGTGGACACAGGATTGTTACGACAATGAAGATACCGAAAGATGCGCCGCATTTTATGTCGCTGGAGAGCATGCGGCCGCGATCCCGTTTCTGGTGCGCGACCCAGCCCGCGGCGGCTGCGCTGTGGGCGCGCCACCTGCCCACCTTGGGCTGCGATTGGTCAGCGACAAGCCCGTAACCTGA